TACAAGCCGGTACGGAAGTAAATATCGATGAAGTTCAGGCCCACCGCCTGGTTGCGGATACGGACTTCGCCCGCCTCCGGTGCCTTGGGCTCGACATCGACATACTCGAGCACATCGGGACCGCCGGTACGGGAAAACTGGATACGCTTGGCCATGGAGGCATTACCTTATTCGGCTAACGGAGTCGGTCCACCATACAAACGCCACCGCGTCGGCAGGTCAAGTGGACCTTGCGCATACTCCGCCGACTGATCAGGAGTATCATCGCAACTGATCAGGGGTATCATCGCGACGCATTTCATCCTCCCCAAGCGCCCCCTCGTCATCGAGTTCGGTCAGCTCTTCATCAGGGTAAGCCGCGCGGCCAGCTACCTTGGTGTTCTGTGAGGCCGGAGCCTAGCTGCAGGGCGCCGTCAGCGTTCCTAGGCCATCAATGCCCGCTCACTGAGCGGTTGCAGTCTCCTGCTCCTTACTCAGCGCACGCTCAGCATCCTCCTCGCCCTGTGCGATCAGGTGTTCGATACGCTCCGGCGACCAGTCCAGCAACGGCGAGGAGACCTGCTCGGCAGGGTGCGGCTCACGCTGGATCCGGGTTATTCTCAAGCCCGAGTTCGGCAGTGAGACAGTGGCGGCATCATCGTCATAACGAGCCCCCAGGAACATCCGTCTGAAGTGATCGAGATACTCTCCCAGTCCGACATAATGGCGCTCCTGCGGGGTGCGCTTGAAAAGCTCGGCGGTGATGATGTGATAGTCGTCATCACCACCCTCCTGCCTTAGCCGACTGATTGCTGCCGGCATGATGCCCTGATGCCAGATATCCCCATCCCAGTAGGCCCTCCCATCATGCCAGGCAGGCTGGCACAGTAAGGGAATAGCGCTGCTGGCGCCGATCATGGAGGGCAAGATTGCCTGTTGGTCGCTGTCGAACCAGACGGTTTGCGCCTGAGCAATATCGACAGCACGGATGATCAGGCGCGGTCCCTGCTGCGACGCGCTGCGGTACTCGGTTGCATAGGCGCTGACAGTGCCCATCAAGCTGGCGTTGCTGAATCCTGCCATATACGGGTAGGAGAGCAGCCCGCTCAAACCACCGCCAGGCACTCCGGCCAGAATCGGCGGGTTACCAAACGCAAGCCCAGTAAGGGTACCGTTCAGGTGCTGAAAGTAGGGGGTCGGCACCGGAAAGAACGGCGCGGAAGGCTGTGTCATCCGGCGCCAGAATTGCTCCAGCGCTGCTACGCCATAATCGGCATCCTGGCAGTGCGCGGCGATGATGAAACCGCTGATGGCACCGCTGGAGGCTCCCACGACGATCATGGAGCGCAGAGCATCGCCATCCATGTGCCGTACCAAAGCGCGGTAGACCCCGCTCTGGTACGCCCCGAGCGCACCGCCTCCGTTTAGCATCAGTACAAGGCGTTTGGCCATGTTGTCAGCTTCCTTGCTCGCGCCGCCCTCAAGGCGCCGCATCGATGAATCAACATGCGCATCCCAGGCTCACGCCTGCGTAGCGTTACTTCCACCTCACATAAACGTAACTCCAGAACTCAAATGATTCTTTTCTCGTCTCATGAAATCCCGCCTAATCAAACCTTTCTAACACGCTAATTATAATTATAAAAATTTACTGCCAAGACAGACCCTCGAACGCCGTCAAGCCCTCGACGAAGCGCTGCTTCTCCTCCTCAAAGCCCTTGGGGTCGTGCTTGAAGCGGCGCAAAATTGCCTGTTCGTCGATACTCAGGGTATCGGTCAGCTCATCGAGACTCGAGGCCGGATGCCGCCCCCCCAAGCCGATGCGCACACCGCCCCGTCCCGCGTACCAGCGCGTGATGCCACAGCTACGGTAGAACATCTCCTCCTGCTGATCGCGAGCCTCGACACGCAACGGCGCCTTGAGGGCCAGATCGCTGATCAGCCGATGGCTGGCGTCGGGCGACTGAGAATCGTCATGGAGTGAACAGGAGAGCGTTACGGTCATGCCGATCCCCGCCTCGTCCAGCACTAGCAACGCCAGCGCCTGGGGGTGATCGCGCTCATCGACCAGAGCCAGCAGACGCGCGGCTTCATGCACGAAGAGTTCGCGCCGCGTGCCGACGAAGCTCACCAACGGTGCCAGGCCCGCGTCGTGACCGTACACTTCGGCGCACAGGCGAGCCAGATAGGCATCGCGCTGGTCGGCGGTCTTGATATGCACCACTTTCATTGCTAATTCCTTCATGCCGAGACGGGACGGATCGGTCAAAACCGCGCAGCCTATCACAATCGTGTGGGTGGGCTAGAATACACCCCACTGCCACTGCGCAGAGAGATTGCGCAACAGGCGCATTCCCGCAAGGCTGTTGCCGCTGGCGTTCAGTGCCGGACCGATCAGACCGACACCGAGGCGTCCGGGCACTACCGCCATGATGGCCCCGGAGATACCGCTCTTGGCCGGCACGCCCACCTCGACGGCAAACCTGCCCGACTCGTCGTACATGCCGGTGGTGAACATCAACGTCAGTACGATGCGCACCGTCCGTTCGCTGATCAACGCTTCGCCCGACACCGGATCCCTGCCCTGGTTGGCGAACACCGCCGCGATCCGGGAAAGATCGAGACAGTTCATCTCGATGGAGGTCTGCTTGGCGTAAGGCACCAGCTTGTCCTCCTCGCTACCCTCAATCACGTCATGATTGCGCATGAAATAGAAGAGCGCGCGATTGAGATCCTTGTCCTCCGCCTCGTACATTGGGTGGTTGTAATCGATCGCGGGATTGTCCGCGAGGGTGCGCACGAAGTCGAGCAGCCGCGCGAAACGCTCGTCGCCATCCCTGCCCTTGATCATTGACGTGACGACGATCGCCCCGGCGTTGATCATGGGGTTGGAGGGTATCCCCATCTCGCCCTCTTCAAGGGTGGCGATGGAGTGGTAAGGATCACCGGAGGGCTCCCGGCCCACATGGCGAAACAGCACCTCTGGGCCGTTATCCTCAAGCGACAGCGCAAGTGACAAGGCCTTGGAGGCGCTCTCGAGAGGAAAGATCTGCTCGGCGCCTCCCGCCTGCGCCTGTGCGCCGCCGTCCCCCGTCATGCCGATACCGACCAACTCCTGGTCGGAGTTACCGATCTCCTCCATGAAGGAAGGCATGCTGCCATCGTGGTGGACGCTCAGCTCTTCATCGATCACCTGCTTGAGGTGCTCCTTCATCTTTTGATCGAACTGTTCCATGTTCAGGCTCCTGCCATGCATGTATTGCTTGGCGCTGCGCATCGACGGGACGTCGAAAGCCAGGCCGAAGAGCACAAAATGCATAAATAGCCTAGGTTAAGGAGTAGCAGATGAGAAGGCGTCACGGTGCAAGGCATGCACCTCGAACCAAGAGGAAGAGCAATGGAACTGCTTGATAACATCGTCAATTACCTTGTCGATCACGACATCAAACTGGCCACTGCCGAGTCCTGCACGGCGGGCCTGATCGTCTCCGAGCTGGCCCGGGTGCCGGGCAGCGGACAGGAGATCGACTGCGGCCTTGCGGTCTACTCGCCGGAATCGAAGAATCGCTACCTGAGCGTCAGTTTCGACACCAT
This DNA window, taken from Halomonas sp. TA22, encodes the following:
- a CDS encoding patatin-like phospholipase family protein; its protein translation is MAKRLVLMLNGGGALGAYQSGVYRALVRHMDGDALRSMIVVGASSGAISGFIIAAHCQDADYGVAALEQFWRRMTQPSAPFFPVPTPYFQHLNGTLTGLAFGNPPILAGVPGGGLSGLLSYPYMAGFSNASLMGTVSAYATEYRSASQQGPRLIIRAVDIAQAQTVWFDSDQQAILPSMIGASSAIPLLCQPAWHDGRAYWDGDIWHQGIMPAAISRLRQEGGDDDYHIITAELFKRTPQERHYVGLGEYLDHFRRMFLGARYDDDAATVSLPNSGLRITRIQREPHPAEQVSSPLLDWSPERIEHLIAQGEEDAERALSKEQETATAQ
- the glsA gene encoding glutaminase A, whose protein sequence is MEQFDQKMKEHLKQVIDEELSVHHDGSMPSFMEEIGNSDQELVGIGMTGDGGAQAQAGGAEQIFPLESASKALSLALSLEDNGPEVLFRHVGREPSGDPYHSIATLEEGEMGIPSNPMINAGAIVVTSMIKGRDGDERFARLLDFVRTLADNPAIDYNHPMYEAEDKDLNRALFYFMRNHDVIEGSEEDKLVPYAKQTSIEMNCLDLSRIAAVFANQGRDPVSGEALISERTVRIVLTLMFTTGMYDESGRFAVEVGVPAKSGISGAIMAVVPGRLGVGLIGPALNASGNSLAGMRLLRNLSAQWQWGVF